ggacacgctccagcacctcaatgtctttcttggagtgaggggcccaaaactgaacacagtattcgaggtgcggcctcaccagtgccgagtacaggggcacaatcacttccccagtcctgctggccacactatttttgatacaagccaggatgctgctggctttcttggctacctgggcacactgctggctcatattcagccggctgtcaaccagcacccccaggtccttttctgcctggcagctttccagccactcttccccaacttttgaatggcaaaacaaaaaatgtttcttaaagcattttttgAGAAGTGACCTATTCCCGTATCACCCCCAAATCTAAGCGTAAAGAGGAATTTTGTAATATGGCATCATTTGGTTTGGcacaccctccctcctcccaaaaaaaTTAGGGCCTGCAAAGCACAGCATAGTCATTAATACACTCAAGTGATCGGAACTCCCACCTCACTGGTAAGCGGGCAGGTAAGCGGGCAAACGTAAGCGAAAAACCGTCTTTCTATATATTACAGAAACAACATTCAAACCCTCCCCACCCAACACCGTCCCAGCTGCAGCCTCTCAACCCCAACTCAACCCATGCCAAAACACCCTTCCTCTTCTATGGGCTCCACGGGTGGGCCCTCCCCGGCCGGGAGGGAGCGATTCACCCGTCCCAGCCGCACCAAAACGTGGGTTTACTGCTGTAAAACTGCTCCTCCCTCGCCCCAGGCACCTCTACTCGACTCCCGCCTCTCCGAGCAGCCCCATCTCGGGGTTGAGGACCCCCTTGGCCTTCCCAGGCGGGGCTTGCGGCGCCCGACTGCCGGGAGACTCCCCGGCCCGCTGCAGcagggccccggggccggcccagACCCGCGGCGGCTGCCCGAGCCCCCCGGTGCGGGCCTGGCGAGGGGTGCTTGGGGCACCGCAGCTTCCCAACAACTAACAGCCCTCCTCCCCCCAATACTGAAGTAAATACGTGAGCGTGAAGTAAATACGCGGGGGAGGAGGCGCCGGGGCAGCAGCACGCCTACCTCCGCGTCCCGGCGCTCCCGCTGCCCGAGCCTACCTGCGCGCCCGGGCCGCTCCCGCCCgtgccgccgccccggccccgagcgggACGGGACTGCAGCggacgcggcggcggcgcggccagTAGCGGGGCCGGTagcgaggcggggggcggggggggccggagGCATCGCGTGCGAAGCGGGTCGCGGCGGCGGTGCCGCTCTGAGTCAGTGCTCGCCGCGGTGGCGGGAGACCGCGCGTTGTGAGCGAAAAAGAGACAGATGCTGACTGATCTCTGCCGCCCGCCGGCGGGCCGCCTGGCACGCAAGGCTTTCTGTCAGCAGCCCGCGCCTCGCCGGGAGGGCGCTGCCCTCCGGCCGGCCCGTTTAGTCCCCTCGCCCCGGAGGCGCTTCTCCTGCTGTCGCCGGGCCCCCCCGCGGGCGGTGGCCGGTAACCCCCTCCCTCCGCGCTGCTGGAGAgcggcagccgccgcccgccgggctgGCCGTGACGGATCGCCGCCTTCCTTCTTCGGCCGCCGCGGGGCCTCTCCTGGAGCCACCTGCTTTTTCTGGGTGCCAGTTTTCGTTATTGACATCATAAAACACACAGACACGCACCCCGTTTGTGATTTTtgtgtttacttttaaaatgtaaaccagCTTCTTTGCCAAAAGCCTGTGGAAAGCGCAGAACCATCTGAAAGAAGATGCGTCAGCTCTCCGCCTCGCCGGACGTCCGCCATCTTTGTCCGCTCCCTCAGGGCGGCGGTCGCACCTCTCTGTCCCTGCCCGCACAGCCGTGCGCTGCCATCACCAGCAGACAAAAAATACAATACCTTCAGATGGAAATGTGTGTGcgtggtgtgtgtgtgtaggggaaATCACCACATGGCTCTTCAAGTGTGACTACCAGCcataaatttcaaatattttacatgaCCTTTTCCAGTCCTCCTCGTCTCTCCTTAGAAGGAGAGAACGCCTCGTGGTGGAGTTTGTGCTACTGAAGGACTTGGGCTGTTTACCGACGAGGACAGCCGCCACTgctcacagcagcacagagcccgAGACGTTCGTTCGTTAGCGTTAATTTGTGATTTTTCCAAGTGTTAAAGTAAGAGGTGAGTGAGGGGAACTAGGAGGTGTAAAAGCTGAACAGTTCTGTGCCATCAACACTCTGAGCCACTGAAAATGGTGTAAAATATTCACCATGATAAATACTTTTCGAGAAAGGGTATTTTTGCAGAAATCAGGAGCACAGGAGGTGTTATTCATCCATCTCggaaacaacagaaaactgaCATTTCTTAAGATTTCATTTCAATGGACTCAGTTGAACCAGTTACACCACAAGCTTTCCCAAAGCTGCTAAGTCAATGATGATTACTCACAAAGAAAGTTTCTGTGACATGAATCTCACTGAAATGAACGCTTCACTTATGAAGCCTCTCCAAGAATCTTGAAGCACTCGATGAACTCTCACAGACATGACTTGGGAAGTGATTTCCATTCctattttacaaagaaattacagattaagctgttttttcctactgaaaagtgggagtaaatgtgaaatattttaactctGAGAGTAAAACATATGGCCCCCTCATTACCTGTCCCATTAATTTGCCCCAGGATCCCTTTTgggataaaatgctttttttttctacctgatCCCAGCCTGAATGCTATCTCAGCTGCTAGTTTCTGCCTTTAAGGAACCCACCTTAAAGGTGATGACCGTGATGCCAATAACATCAGGGTCAGAATTGGCAGTGGGAGGTCGTCTACTTTGCTTTTCATAGGTTTCCCTACCTTGTAGATTGTACAGCAGATTAACCATCTGGAAGGTTTTCTGTTTACTTCTTTTAACGAATAAAAACACATAGACAACAACCTGATCAGGAGATTCAGAGTACAAACAAATACAGAGATCTATGGGCTGATTCAGTTTTGCCCGTATACTAAAATCAGTCAGATATCAAACAGCTAATCAGCATGTAGCTGGGTTAGATTTTCTGGAGGTTGCATTGCAGAAGACCAAAAGGTTATAATTAAGTTCATTTAACAAAATATCAAAACTTTGTTAAGCTTGAGCATGGAATTCAGACCAGGTACTGCTCTGCTCCAGCTATTCAGTGATGCAATACAGAAATGCCGCTGGGTTGAATTGATGAAGTCATGCAACAGCCTCGAAATGGAACATGAGCCCCCTATCCTTCCCAAACTTTTTCCTACCCTTTTTGGCAGTGCATACAAATAGATTGAAAAGGCTGAAGCAACAATTTCCAGGACACAAATTCTTAAGGGCACATTCAGGCTCTTTTGTATGACTCATGACTTTCgctctttcagaaagaaatacttttgaaGTGCCAAAAGAACAAGCTCTATCCTGAGAAAACTCAGAATGCTGAATTCTTTCCTGGGGCAAGAGGAGATTTAAGCTGCAGGGCTTCTCCTACAAGAGTtatatttgggaaaaaagagagaaagactgaGCAGACACATGCAAAATAAGCAGGTAGGAAATAATCTCTAGCTGAAAGAGCTGAAGTTTCTGGCTTTTTCATGTGGTAAGCGCTCTTATCAGCCCAAACTGCACTTTGCTTTTCTAAACCTTCTAAACACTGGTACATTTACATAATACATATGCCTGTGCGCATTCATGCCTGACCAGGGAAGTGCAGACAGTCTAAGCTAAACAGGCAGCAATTAAGTCTTGTAAAAGAGCTCTGCAGAAGTGGTGAAGCAACTGGAGATGGAAGAACTTGCTGCTCTGCATGGGGACACTGATTTCATTCTGATTGTGCATGGTACCAAGCGGTTGCTGAGACACAGAAATGCGAAATGAGATTTTTTATTCCAGACAAATGGCTAAGTGCAAGTTTATATTGATAGCTGATCCGACTGATaattacaaaaccaaaccaaaacaacaaaataagcaACCCCAAAACATAGGGGACTCATTTCTCCTGTATTGTTGATAGTCCACCAAATTGCTCCAACAGGACAACAGCTACAACATGTTCAGCTTTGTTCTGAAGCAAACTCTTCTCAGTAGCAAAGATCTTGGGAGAAGGAATTCAGACTGGGGCAATAGGAAGCTTTGGAGAATCAAGTACTGCTGGCAGTAAGTCTTTATAATCATTGAGAAAGAAAGTggacacacacacattttcagtATCTAGCACTTCAGGTCGGACAAAGAGCCTTACTGTTAGCTTAGGGcattcttcccccacccccaatgCTGCCCAAGCAATAGGAGTACTGAAACTGAACAATAGCAAAGCCTGCTCTCCTGAGATGGTCAAATACTGTTGTAAAATGTGGAGAACAGGTTAAAATAAAGGCCTGGAACTGTGTACGTGGGGTCAGGGCAGTTCTCCCACCAATACTAGTGGAGGTTGGCACAGAGATACTGGATGAAATATAGCATTCATCTGTTAATTAGCCTTTTGTCAGCTATTTGAGTTAATTTCCATAGTCAAACCCagcggggggagggaagggataGCCTTGAGGAAATACATTCAGCTTTTAGAGCAATCGCTGCTGATTCTTTTACTTCCTTCAATCTCTATTGCTTCTCCCTGCTCTCTGTCACCCCCCATCTCTCCCTTTGCTCTCTTGCACACTTCCATGGGAAGGGCCAAACACTGACATCTCCCAATTCCTCCTTGGGCTTCTCTGCTTATCCTGCTTCCCCTACTCAATTGTTGATTACCTGATAAACTAGAAAtagtgtcagggagcagcaagagctgggATGTTCCAAGAGGGAGGACAAGCCAGGAGCCAGCAGAGACCACAGCACAGGTAGTGATGCCCCCAGCCAGGGCACAGTCCCACTGTACCCAAGCAGAGGCAAGGTAGTAACTGTGACAGGGTCCTTCAGCCGTACCAGGGAGCCCACTCAGGACatcaggaggcagagctggaggcaagGCTACAGCATAGGTCCAAAGTCCATCCAGGAAGCAAGGATAGAATGAGGCTACCTACAATGTAGGTCCAGCATCCATGCAAGAAAACCCACCAGTAAGCCAAAAcagcagggagcagccacagGTTTGGGTGCCCAGAGACTGAGCTTAGATGTGGCTCCTGGGTCCATAGGCAGGGTGCATGGATGAAGGTCCCAGGTGAGGGCCAGTACTGGTGCTCTCAAGCCTTGACAGATAGTTAAGGGTAATGCTGAAGCAGAACAAAGTTTTAGGTTTAAGACCTCGATGAGGGGAAAGTAAATGGAGATGCACCTTAAAAGACAGTAGTGTGGCTTTGCAGTTATTAGGCAAATCTCCTTTTGCCAGTTGTAGCAATGCTCTCCCTCCTAAGCAGTAGCTCTGCCCATGTGCACATGACTCCTAGATCTCAGGCTAGCAGGGTTTTGGTTTAGCCTCTGCTGCAGTCTCCCATTGTGATTTCAGACAAATTGCCTACTTGTTTCTGCTTGCTTAATGATAAAGTAGATGGATTTCTTTATCCAATGTGGGCATCTAAGATGACGCAGTTACACAGGGCTGACAAGGACCTGCCAGGTCTTCATAGACAGTCCTGGTCATAGGTGCCCCTCTCATAAACTGGTCACCCTCCACCTTGAAGATAGTGAgacattttccctttgtttctccTTTGGAAAGGCTATCCAGTAGCCTCACTGGTTGGCTGATGCAACATACTTTCATACTTTCATGAAACATACTTTGGCACTTGTTTTCCCAAATGATCTGAAATCTTCAGACATTTGATAGAGGTGCACCTACTTGCTTCTTACCTAACCAAGGAGAACAATCAGTAGGACTTAAATTTCATGGCCTTTCCAGATGTGAGGTTACAGTTGCTATGTTGTGGCTACCCTGAAAGATGCGCAGGTAGTGCCCCCTCCACCCAAGAAGAACCTGAGCTTAGTTAGAAGTGCCTGAAAGGTCAGGGCTTGTTAGCACTGCCTGCAACAACTTGTGAATCACAGCtacattctcagcagaatgggATGCCAAGGTGGATATGATTTTGTAACAGTCAACACAAACAGGGAACTTAAGGAAGTGTAACAACCAACATTTTTTATTAGAGGGGCAATGGCCAAGCCATTCAGGAGGAATTAATTTTCAGGATTTGGCTACAGAAGAGCTCTACAATCTCATTGCCTTCCCCATGCCCAGCTGCGGGTTTTTTTTCGGGGGAAACTTCAGCAGATGCCTTCCATCCTTTGGTCTCTGAAGATGGGTTCCCTCTAGTGGCATTAAGAGGAGCATCGATTCTGTCTTATTGACTGATCTTGGTCCGTAGTAGGCGCAAGGGGAAAGAGAACACTGCAGGGTGTTACCAACTCACATCAGGAAACACTGACTTATCTTCATCTGGCTAGTAGCCTAGGACTTTTGTGTACCACaggttctttattttttccatcagctgTTCAGCCAGTATACTGAGTTTAGTTGTTTCTCTGATGAGGAAGTTCCTGCAGGAGACGACGGTGTATGTGGTAAGATACACAAATACATGAGGGTTAATCTCCATCTGCTGTAGTTATCACACTGCCTGTCACTAAGAGTGCAAAGCTCCTCAGCAGTCCTAGAGGGGCTTTCCTCAGAAGACAGGAATAGGCAGTACGTGTTTGCCATGAGTTACATGAAACTGTATCTCTAGGATCATTATGCTTTTCCTTTTGGGAGGAAACTTGTTCCCCTTCTTTGAGGAATATGTATTCACAGCTAGAGCCAATTCTGTGATTTGCATCAAGTGACAGCAGTGTTTCCTGGCACCTTCAGTACTCAGCCCCTCACCGACAGCACTGCAGCACCCTTCCAGGGCGGCTGATCCCCCACCAGGCAGTGGCCCCCTCCCTCACTACCCATGTATAAAGAGCAGTAGCTGCTATCCCCACGAGCATTGTCATGTTCAATGTGCATCCCTGGGAAGAGCTTGCACTTTCATGTGAAACCATATTGTCCCACCCCACCTTCCAGCACCCCGCTCCCATTGTAGTCACATCAGGCTTTGGTTGCCGATTCATTTCCCATTGGGTCTCCCCATATAGATACTTGATTAATTAGTTCTTTCTCCcactcctccctctcccttttcaccCATGGCTATTGCAGCGTTAGCGCAGAGGATCTTTCCATACCTGGTCACAACAACTACTGGAGTCTGGGAAGCATCCACCAAGAACTGACCGACTTTAGGGGACATCTTGTTCACAGTTTCATAGATGTAAGCTGCAATTGCATCGGGGATGACCAACCAGTCACGACGGTCTCTCTCATAGATGGACTTTGAGTGCACTTCTgagaaagaggaggcaaaaaaccATGAGGCTTCTCCAGTCACTCGTGTCTCTGATACCTTCCCCTGGCACAGTGGAGAAACTTGAAATTCTGAGATTCAAAGCTTTCCCCAGAATTCGCTCTAGCAGCATCTAGCAGCACCTCATCACCCATTTTTGGACACCTAGGTCATAGGCCTTACATGGCAGAGTATTTGCACCAGGTACGGACAATTCTCGTGCCAGGCCCCTACTGACTTGTTTCATGCTGCCAAGCATTATATATTCATGGTCTTGAACTGTGTTACTGGGCTTCAGTCCTACGTTATATATAGATTAGACTTCTCTAAAGCAAGTGAGAACCCATAGAGCTGAGCCTTGTCTCAGGCAGACAGAAAAGCTCTTCAGACTTACCAGGGAGAGTGGTGCTAAGGAGCAGAATCAGAGCTATCACCAGTGCCCTGGATTGCAGCATGGTTTGAAGTACTAGTTCCGCTCTATACACCAAGAGACCTGCTGGAATCAGCAtacaatgttttgtttgttttcagagaaataaaacacgTCAGTTAAACACCAGATTTTTGCAACAAACCTAACCAATAAATGaagaagagaacaggaaagaTCATGAGGCATTTCCTCTGAAGAAGTGAGGAAAAGATCGTATGAAAATGAAAGTGtccttttatttatataatcACAAATATCCACATTGAACAATAGCTTTCAGAGCTCCAGGAAATCTGTGACAGCTAAAGCTACTTCTTTTATATGAGAGCTAAAATTCCTTGTTTCAGCACATGAGCAAACCACTAAAACTGGCAGAGGTCAGAACAGGTTTCCTCCACACATAAGTACAACTGAAAAATTCataatgtgggatttttttgtttgatttttttttaaattgctctaaAGAACATTGTGCTAGTGAGTGCGTCACATACGGTGATCTTCTTAGTGATCTGAGTATGATCCCAGTGATCTGAGTATTTTGTCTTGCTCTAGTTGAGGAAAGACCTAACTACCCAACTAGGTTCTCTTGTCTTTTCCACAGTGGGATTAATGAAGCAGATAGTAGCCCAGGCAGAACAAGTTCTCAAAAGGGAGTAAGTGCGAACTTTAGCTTCATCCAACCTCctttattttgtgtattaaaaaagtCAGAATTGGAGGAACTCTTGAAAATTTGGTACTTAGTACATTGAAAAGATGACATTATGTCTAAACAAGCTTTTCAAACACGCTGCACTTAAAAAGGTGTTTAGAAGTTAAAATTGATTTATGCCCTGTATTAGAGGGCTGCATCACTCAGAGCAACGTGAAGAAAATATTGCAGTGTTAGGAATTGCTATGGCAAAAACGGTTGCAAGTCCATTACATGTGAATGCTTTGCTAAATCTTGTGCCAGGTAGCTACAAGTCAATGCTCCTTCTTTTCCCATGGTAAGGAAATTTCcatccatttttatttccttctgtgcACAGATTACCTCCAAAAGCTACCACTCAATTCACTGGACGTTTGCTGACCAGCAGCAGTTGCTCCGTTACCACCCTTCCTTGATTTTTAATCCTAGAGCCAGTTTCTCCCTTTGTGGACAAAAGGTATAATTTTGCTTCCCAAGAGCATAAAGAGGTGACCTTACCTGCTTTAGAGCCTGTAGTCCCTGTGGTGAAGGCAGCTGGGAAAAGGTTATGTATCTTCCAACACTGAAACGCTGCAATCCCTACCATGGGCTTGACCCTCCTATGAGTGTCTTATAGAGCATCCATCACTCAGCTTCAATCCAGGTCACCTCAAGCACTCCCACCCGCCTCCGTTTCAGCAATATTCCTGGCTATGGAGCGTGAGAAGGGCTCGCACTTTGGCTTGCAATAAGAAATGGGGCAAAATAGAAGACCACCTCCACTCACTTCTCTGTGTCCTAGATACAGCAGTCACAAAGTCCATACCACCCACAACAGAGAGTTCAGCTCTTAcctgtcctgctttctctctcaAGCCAAAGCTGAGGTAGATGCTCATCTGAGACACTGTCATTTATGCAGAGCTAATATAGTAATAGCAAGGGGTCAAAGGTCCTGCTTTGTTTCCCCATTTGCTCTTTTGCAAGCACATCCAGCTCGGTGGGACAGGCAAGAAGCTGTGGAGGACTCTGGACCTGTTATTGAGATTTGGTAATGGAGGGTCAGTCTGACCTGAGCCTAAGAGACGTGGAAGGCAGCTCCTGGGTCACTGAGTCCTCTACTTTTGCAGGCAGCCATGTCATAGAGGCCCCTTTCATAAGTTGACCAAATTCCACATTAACAGTAGGTAGAGCTGGGCTGAATTTTGCTCCCACTGTTCCTGTGCGAAGGCTTGTGCTGTAACCTCACTGCTCTGACAGTTGGAACTTACTTGCGGCTGTTACGCCCATTGGTATTTTACCCTCCATTTCTAACAAATGCATTAACCAAATGGTGCACAGGGGTAAGTGTGCACCAAGAAATGTGTCTCACATTTCTTCTTTCCCCATGCCCAAGTCTTATTGCACAGGCTGACAGGATGGGCATACATCTGAGCCAGCTCTCAAAACTTACCCAGGGGAaacatccagctctggggtccccagcccaagaaagacatggacctgttagagcaggtccagagggcCACGAAAACTGATCAGAGGTCTGGAACAcccctcctatgaagaaaggctgaaagaattggggttgttcagcctggagaggagaaggctccagggagactttattgcagcctttcaatacttaaagggggcttataagaaagacaaagacttttaccaaggcctgtagtgacaggacaagggggaatggttttaaactgaaagagaataGATTTAGATTCGACATAAGGAAGAAgtctttatgatgagggtggtgagacactggaacaggttgcctagagaagctGTGGACACCCTATTATTGGAAGTgctcaagatcaggttggatgaggctttgagcaccctaatctagtgaaagatgttcctgcccaaggcaggggcagggtggatgagatgatcttcaaaggtcccttccaacccaaaccattctatgattctatgataacttCTCCCCAGGCTCCCTCGGGATCTGGTCCCAGTCAGAAAGTGGCTGCATTGCCACTGTAGGGCGTGTTTTCCCATAGCTCAAGTTCCAAGTGCCTCTTGGGTCTTCAGTCAGGCCAATCATCTGTATTTGGCACATGTAACCACTGAGCAATagggggaagagacagaaaggcGGCAATACTGAGCTACAAAGGGCATTAGCTAAGGGGAATGGGGAGGACATGAGGCATAAATTAAGCCTACTGTGCGAGACCCAACAGACCTCCATTCTTATGACAGCCACTTATTTATTAGGTGACTGTCACATGTGGGAAGTGTGAAAAGCTCAACCAGTATCTTCATTTATCAACCAAACAAAATTTCTAGAAGACTTTTCTCCTCATGGAGCTCAAAGTACTTTAGAACAAAAAGCCAGTAAGCGTTCTCATTCTACAGCCATGGCAGCCAAGTCAGCGATTGCTACAGTGGGTCACATCATTAAAGAGGGCTGCCAATGGCTTCCCAGACATTTTTCCACTCTCTTGGTATTTATTCAAATTATCttctttcttagaaaaacagagaaaaaaagtctctcaaaataagaagaacaaaaaaaatcccacatacaAGCAAACCATTTTGCATTTTTGTCCAAAAGATAACAACAGAAAATTCTTACTAACATATAACAAGGTTAATTCCAGAAGTAAGAACAGAGAATTTTCAGTTCCACTTCTGGTGCAAACACTAAAAAGCAATTTATGGTCTAGGAAGAACACACAAGAGCAACTGGTTGAAAGTTCTcttacattttaattatacatttGACAGTCATTGAAGAGAATCTACACATTTACCATCTGCTTTTACAGCTGGAATAACATTCAGAAGACCAGCACAAGGCACATTATAGGCATTAAATTTAGCAGAAATAGCAACAAGCAGTCATTACTTGTGGGGGTTAATTTAATATAACCTCAAGTGTCATCTCTCTCCTATGTCAGGTCGACAAAGGGAAGGCTCTAACCATATTAAGTGGGTGTTTTAAACTGATGTGCTGCTGGAGGTAGTAACACAGAGGGGACTTAGCTACCGTATGTAGTAATAAGTACCGCTGAAGAGCTTTGCATTGTGGTTGTTATCACACAAGGTAACTTCCCCCCCCCAAAGTTAGCCTAACTTTAGCTAGTGCTATCATGAATACAATCCCAGAGATAGCAACTGGACATTTCAGCACTTTCTACTGCCAAACAGGCACTTGCCAAGACCAGATCAATGATTGCACAAGAAGCAGCCCTTGCCCTCCATTCCTGGAACGGCATTCCGGAATGGCAGGGTGCTGTGCAAATAAGCAAGAAAGCCAGATATTGCAAGTCCTTTCTTaatcaaagaaaaattacatgatTTTTTATCTCTCTTATTAATTTCTGGTCTGAGGTGGAAAGCAGCTGACAGGAGCAGCACGGGCGTCCTTATCTGCCCCATGTGGCATGGTGACTCactcattacattattattttaaattagggTAACTCCAGTGGCTATCAAGGCACTGAGACAGAAAATTCATTCTTGGGGGTAAGGTATGTTCCTTCAACTCCATGACAGGAAGTCTAGAATAGCAATAACT
The genomic region above belongs to Mycteria americana isolate JAX WOST 10 ecotype Jacksonville Zoo and Gardens chromosome 1, USCA_MyAme_1.0, whole genome shotgun sequence and contains:
- the LOC142404802 gene encoding apovitellenin-1, whose product is MLIPAGLLVYRAELVLQTMLQSRALVIALILLLSTTLPEVHSKSIYERDRRDWLVIPDAIAAYIYETVNKMSPKVGQFLVDASQTPVVVVTRNFLIRETTKLSILAEQLMEKIKNLWYTKVLGY